Proteins encoded within one genomic window of Humulus lupulus chromosome 1, drHumLupu1.1, whole genome shotgun sequence:
- the LOC133796001 gene encoding vacuolar-sorting receptor 1-like, which produces MELQRSAMMRLFVGFLLLSFAPFSIHGRFVVEKNSLRVTSPDSIRGTHDSAIGNFGIPQYGGSMAGNVLYPKDDQKGCKEFSDFGISFQSKPGALPTFVLLDRGDCFFALKVWNAQKAGASAVLVADDMEEPLITMDSPEEDGSTAKYTENITIPSALIDKNFGEILKKSISSGDMVNVNLDWREAVPHPDDRVEYELWTNSNDECGVKCDMLMEFVKDFKGAAQILEKGGYTQFTPHYITWYCPEAFTLSKQCKSQCINHGRYCAPDPEQDFSTGYEGKDVVLENLRQLCVFKVANETKKPWVWWDYVTDFQIRCPMKEKKYNKECAVAVIQSLGLDVKSVDKCMGDPSADSENPVLKEEQDAQVGKGTRGDVTILPTLVVNNRQYRGKLEKGAVLKAICSGFEETTEPAVCLSGDVETNECLDNNGGCWHDKSANLTACKDTFRGRVCECPLVDGVQFKGDGYTTCEASGPGRCKINNGGCWHDARNGHAYSACTDNGEVKCQCPPGFRGDGIKSCVDIDECKERKACQCSDCSCKNTWGSYDCTCGGDLLYMRDHDTCISKTARETRSTWAAVWVILIGLGMAAGGAYLVYKYRLRSYMDSEIRAIMAQYMPLDSQGEVPNHVNENHA; this is translated from the exons ATGGAGCTTCAGAGATCAGCGATGATGAGGCTCTTTGTAGGGTTTCTGCTGCTGTCTTTCGCACCTTTCTCAATTCATGGAAGATTCGTGGTGGAGAAGAACAGCTTGAGGGTGACATCGCCGGACAGTATCCGGGGAACCCATGACAGCGCCATTGGGAACTTTGGCATACCTCAGTATGGTGGCAGCATGGCTGGGAATGTTTTGTACCCAAAAGACGATCAAAAGGGCTGCAAGGAGTTTTCCGACTTTGGGATTTCGTTCCAATCCAAGCCCGGAGCTCTTCCGACCTTCGTTTTGCTGGATCGTGGAG ATTGCTTCTTTGCTTTGAAGGTCTGGAATGCCCAGAAGGCAGGAGCTTCTGCAGTTCTGGTGGCTGATGACATGGAGGAACCACTAATAACAATGGATTCTCCTGAAGAAGATGGTTCAACTGCCAAGTACACTGAGAACATAACCATCCCATCAGCACTTATTGATAAAAACTTTGGTGAAATATTAAAGAAATCAATCAGTTCTGGGGACATGGTCAACGTGAATCTTGATTGGAGAGAAGCTGTTCCACACCCAGATGATCGCGTGGAATATGAACTATGGACCAACAGCAATGATGAATGCGGAGTAAAATGTGATATGTTGATGGAATTTGTGAAAGATTTTAAGGGTGCAGCTCAGATTCTTGAGAAAGGTGGTTATACTCAATTCACACCTCATTACATAACTTGGTACTGTCCTGAGGCATTTACCTTGAGCAAACAGTGCAAGTCCCAGTGTATCAATCATGGAAGATACTGTGCCCCTGATCCTGAACAGGATTTCAGCACTGGTTATGAAGGGAAAGATGTGGTTTTGGAAAACCTAAGGCAGCTCTGTGTTTTTAAAGTGGCAAATGAAACCAAAAAGCCTTGGGTCTGGTGGGACTATGTGACAGATTTCCAAATTAGATGTCCTATGAAGGAGAAAAAGTATAACAAGGAATGTGCTGTTGCTGTCATTCAATCTCTTG GGCTGGATGTCAAGAGTGTTGACAAGTGCATGGGAGACCCTTCAGCAGACTCTGAAAACCCTGTTTTGAAAGAAGAGCAAGATGCTCAA GTTGGGAAAGGAACGAGAGGTGACGTGACCATATTGCCTACTCTTGTTGTCAATAATCGACAGTACAGAG GAAAGTTGGAGAAAGGTGCTGTTTTGAAGGCCATCTGTTCTGGTTTTGAGGAAACAACTGAGCCAGCTGTTTGTTTGAGTGGTG ATGTGGAGACGAATGAGTGCTTGGATAACAATGGTGGTTGCTGGCATGATAAATCAGCCAATCTCACTGCCTGCAAG GACACATTTCGTGGGAGGGTATGTGAGTGTCCCCTGGTTGATGGGGTGCAGTTCAAAGGAGATGGTTATACTACCTGTGAAG CAAGTGGGCCTGGGAGGTGCAAGATAAACAATGGTGGTTGTTGGCATGACGCTCGAAATGGGCATGCATATTCTGCTTGCACT GATAATGGAGAGGTCAAGTGTCAGTGCCCTCCTGGATTTAGAGGCGATGGTATCAAGAGTTGTGTAG ATATTGATGAATGCAAAGAGAGAAAAGCCTGTCAGTGTTCTGATTGCAGCTGCAAAAACACCTGGGGAAGCTATGACTGCACATGTGGTGGGGACTTATTGTATATGAGGGACCACGACACCTGCATAA GTAAAACTGCCAGAGAGACACGCTCTACTTGGGCTGCTGTTTGGGTCATCTTAATAGGCTTGGGTATGGCTGCTGGTGGGGCATATCTTGTGTACAAATACAGATTAAGG